The following proteins are encoded in a genomic region of Columba livia isolate bColLiv1 breed racing homer chromosome 17, bColLiv1.pat.W.v2, whole genome shotgun sequence:
- the SLC25A1 gene encoding tricarboxylate transport protein, mitochondrial isoform X1, which produces MPAPAAPRSLAAAAPAGKAKLTHPGKAILAGGLAGGIEICITFPTEYVKTQLQLDEKANPPRYKGIGDCVKQTVRDHGIRGLYRGLSSLVYGSIPKAAVRFGMFEFLSNQMRDEQGRLDSTRGLVCGLGAGVAEAVVVVCPMETIKVKFIHDQCSPKPKYRGFFHGVREIVREQGLKGTYQGLTATVLKQGSNQAIRFFVMTSLKNWYKGDDPNKVINPFVTGVFGALAGAASVFGNTPLDVVKTRMQGLEAHKYKSTWDCAYQIMKYEGPLAFYKGTVPRLGRVCLDVAIVFVIYDEVVKFLNKVWKTD; this is translated from the exons AtgcccgcccccgccgcgccccgcaGCCTGgcggccgccgcccccgccggcaAGGCCAAGCTCACCCACCCTGGCAAGGCCATCCTGGCAG GTGGCCTGGCCGGAGGGATTGAGATCTGCATCACATTCCCCACCGAGTATGTGAAGACGCAGCTGCAGCTGGACGAGAAGGCAAACCCTCCTCGCTACAAGGGCATCG ggGATTGTGTGAAGCAGACTGTCCGTGACCATGGCATCCGGGGACTGTACCGGGGTCTCAGCTCGCTGGTGTACGGCTCCATCCCCAAGGCCGCCGTCAG GTTTGGGATGTTCGAGTTCCTCAGCAACCAGATGAGAGATGAGCAGGGGCGGCTGGACAGCACGCGGGGCCTCGTCTGCGGGCTGGGCGCCGGTGTGGCCGAGGCCGTGGTGGTGGTCTGCCCCATGGAGACCATAAAG GTGAAGTTTATCCATGACCAGTGCTCCCCCAAGCCCAAATACCGTGGCTTCTTCCACGGCGTCCGGGAGATCGTTCGGGAACAGG GACTAAAGGGGACCTACCAGGGTTTAACCGCAACCGTCCTCAAGCAAGGATCAAACCAGGCCATCCGCTTCTTCGTCATGACCTCCCTCAAGAACTGGTACAAAG GGGATGATCCCAACAAGGTCATCAACCCCTTCGTCACGGGGGTGTTTGGAGCCCTTGCTGGAGCTGCAAGTGTCTTCGGCAACACCCCCTTGGACGTGGTGAAGACCAGGATGCAG GGGCTGGAAGCGCACAAGTACAAGAGCACCTGGGACTGCGCCTACCAGATCATGAAATACGAAGGGCCTCTAGC GTTTTACAAGGGCACGGTGCCTCGCCTGGGCCGCGTCTGCCTCGACGTGGCCATCGTCTTCGTCATCTACGACGAGGTGGTCAAGTTCCTCAACAAGGTGTGGAAAACGGACTGA
- the SLC25A1 gene encoding tricarboxylate transport protein, mitochondrial isoform X2 translates to MHCWGGLAGGIEICITFPTEYVKTQLQLDEKANPPRYKGIGDCVKQTVRDHGIRGLYRGLSSLVYGSIPKAAVRFGMFEFLSNQMRDEQGRLDSTRGLVCGLGAGVAEAVVVVCPMETIKVKFIHDQCSPKPKYRGFFHGVREIVREQGLKGTYQGLTATVLKQGSNQAIRFFVMTSLKNWYKGDDPNKVINPFVTGVFGALAGAASVFGNTPLDVVKTRMQGLEAHKYKSTWDCAYQIMKYEGPLAFYKGTVPRLGRVCLDVAIVFVIYDEVVKFLNKVWKTD, encoded by the exons GTGGCCTGGCCGGAGGGATTGAGATCTGCATCACATTCCCCACCGAGTATGTGAAGACGCAGCTGCAGCTGGACGAGAAGGCAAACCCTCCTCGCTACAAGGGCATCG ggGATTGTGTGAAGCAGACTGTCCGTGACCATGGCATCCGGGGACTGTACCGGGGTCTCAGCTCGCTGGTGTACGGCTCCATCCCCAAGGCCGCCGTCAG GTTTGGGATGTTCGAGTTCCTCAGCAACCAGATGAGAGATGAGCAGGGGCGGCTGGACAGCACGCGGGGCCTCGTCTGCGGGCTGGGCGCCGGTGTGGCCGAGGCCGTGGTGGTGGTCTGCCCCATGGAGACCATAAAG GTGAAGTTTATCCATGACCAGTGCTCCCCCAAGCCCAAATACCGTGGCTTCTTCCACGGCGTCCGGGAGATCGTTCGGGAACAGG GACTAAAGGGGACCTACCAGGGTTTAACCGCAACCGTCCTCAAGCAAGGATCAAACCAGGCCATCCGCTTCTTCGTCATGACCTCCCTCAAGAACTGGTACAAAG GGGATGATCCCAACAAGGTCATCAACCCCTTCGTCACGGGGGTGTTTGGAGCCCTTGCTGGAGCTGCAAGTGTCTTCGGCAACACCCCCTTGGACGTGGTGAAGACCAGGATGCAG GGGCTGGAAGCGCACAAGTACAAGAGCACCTGGGACTGCGCCTACCAGATCATGAAATACGAAGGGCCTCTAGC GTTTTACAAGGGCACGGTGCCTCGCCTGGGCCGCGTCTGCCTCGACGTGGCCATCGTCTTCGTCATCTACGACGAGGTGGTCAAGTTCCTCAACAAGGTGTGGAAAACGGACTGA
- the LOC102098445 gene encoding somatomedin-B and thrombospondin type-1 domain-containing protein isoform X1: protein MHGLLLCGGWLLATGYLAGAAGGCWQRCCPGRNNACWALGTHRARCYCDSYCQRTGDCCEDYRAACRRAAVGCVVGPWGPWSGCSSPCGVGSRARSRQVTVPPRHGGEPCPDLKQRRGCLGEHLTCGTAREVAKILPDFFSRDLRDPWRRTELLLREEPSGSPFPRYCGYFHLTQVGPPCRGQAWTRRLHRDKRVCVECRGDTSHRRPHCTGHGLQGARTFWVAASVAGCQGSWVQEGLQEGCVCSPPALIFV from the exons ATGCACGGGCTGCTGCTCTGCGGGGGCTGGCTGCTGGCCACCGGCTACCTGGCGGGTGCCGCGGGCGGGTGCTGGCAGCGGTGCTGCCCGGGCAGGAACAACGCCTGCTGGGCCCTGGGCACCCACCGGGCTCGCTGCTACTGCGACTCGTACTGCCAGAGGACAGGTGACTGCTGCGAGGACTACCGTGCTGCGTGCCGCCGTGCCG CGGTGGGCTGCGTGGTGGGGCCCTGGGGGCCGTGGAGTGGGTGCAGCTCCCCGTGCGGGGTGGGCAGCAGGGCCCGCAGCCGCCAGGTCACCGTCCCGCCGCGGCACGGAGGGGAGCCCTGTCCTGACCTCAAGCAGCGCCGAGGCTGCCTGGGGGAGCACCTGACTTGCGGGACGGCCAGAG AAGTGGCCAAGATATTACCTGACTTCTTCAGCCGGGACCTCAGAGATCCCTGGCGGAGAACCGAGCTGCTGCTGCGCGAGGAGCCATCCGG ctcccccttccccaggtACTGCGGCTATTTCCACCTGACGCAGGTGGGGCCCCCCTGCCGCGGGCAGGCCTGGACCCGCCGCCTGCACCGGGACAAGCGGGTGTGCGTCGAGTGCCGGGGGGACACATCCCACCGCCGTCCCCATTGCACCGGGCACGGGCTGCAAGGAGCCAG GACATTCTGGGTGGCCGCCTCCGTGGCGGGGTGTCAGGGCTCGTGGGTGCaggaggggctgcaggagggctgTGTCTGCTCCCCGCCAGCCCTCATCTTCGTGTAG
- the LOC102098445 gene encoding somatomedin-B and thrombospondin type-1 domain-containing protein isoform X2, producing MHGLLLCGGWLLATGYLAGAAGGCWQRCCPGRNNACWALGTHRARCYCDSYCQRTGDCCEDYRAACRRAAVGCVVGPWGPWSGCSSPCGVGSRARSRQVTVPPRHGGEPCPDLKQRRGCLGEHLTCGTAREVAKILPDFFSRDLRDPWRRTELLLREEPSGSPFPRYCGYFHLTQVGPPCRGQAWTRRLHRDKRVCVECRGDTSHRRPHCTGHGLQGARLAARPWS from the exons ATGCACGGGCTGCTGCTCTGCGGGGGCTGGCTGCTGGCCACCGGCTACCTGGCGGGTGCCGCGGGCGGGTGCTGGCAGCGGTGCTGCCCGGGCAGGAACAACGCCTGCTGGGCCCTGGGCACCCACCGGGCTCGCTGCTACTGCGACTCGTACTGCCAGAGGACAGGTGACTGCTGCGAGGACTACCGTGCTGCGTGCCGCCGTGCCG CGGTGGGCTGCGTGGTGGGGCCCTGGGGGCCGTGGAGTGGGTGCAGCTCCCCGTGCGGGGTGGGCAGCAGGGCCCGCAGCCGCCAGGTCACCGTCCCGCCGCGGCACGGAGGGGAGCCCTGTCCTGACCTCAAGCAGCGCCGAGGCTGCCTGGGGGAGCACCTGACTTGCGGGACGGCCAGAG AAGTGGCCAAGATATTACCTGACTTCTTCAGCCGGGACCTCAGAGATCCCTGGCGGAGAACCGAGCTGCTGCTGCGCGAGGAGCCATCCGG ctcccccttccccaggtACTGCGGCTATTTCCACCTGACGCAGGTGGGGCCCCCCTGCCGCGGGCAGGCCTGGACCCGCCGCCTGCACCGGGACAAGCGGGTGTGCGTCGAGTGCCGGGGGGACACATCCCACCGCCGTCCCCATTGCACCGGGCACGGGCTGCAAGGAGCCAG GCTTGCTGCTCGCCCTTGGAGCTGA
- the LOC102098445 gene encoding somatomedin-B and thrombospondin type-1 domain-containing protein isoform X3, with translation MHGLLLCGGWLLATGYLAGAAGGCWQRCCPGRNNACWALGTHRARCYCDSYCQRTGDCCEDYRAACRRAEVAKILPDFFSRDLRDPWRRTELLLREEPSGSPFPRYCGYFHLTQVGPPCRGQAWTRRLHRDKRVCVECRGDTSHRRPHCTGHGLQGARTFWVAASVAGCQGSWVQEGLQEGCVCSPPALIFV, from the exons ATGCACGGGCTGCTGCTCTGCGGGGGCTGGCTGCTGGCCACCGGCTACCTGGCGGGTGCCGCGGGCGGGTGCTGGCAGCGGTGCTGCCCGGGCAGGAACAACGCCTGCTGGGCCCTGGGCACCCACCGGGCTCGCTGCTACTGCGACTCGTACTGCCAGAGGACAGGTGACTGCTGCGAGGACTACCGTGCTGCGTGCCGCCGTGCCG AAGTGGCCAAGATATTACCTGACTTCTTCAGCCGGGACCTCAGAGATCCCTGGCGGAGAACCGAGCTGCTGCTGCGCGAGGAGCCATCCGG ctcccccttccccaggtACTGCGGCTATTTCCACCTGACGCAGGTGGGGCCCCCCTGCCGCGGGCAGGCCTGGACCCGCCGCCTGCACCGGGACAAGCGGGTGTGCGTCGAGTGCCGGGGGGACACATCCCACCGCCGTCCCCATTGCACCGGGCACGGGCTGCAAGGAGCCAG GACATTCTGGGTGGCCGCCTCCGTGGCGGGGTGTCAGGGCTCGTGGGTGCaggaggggctgcaggagggctgTGTCTGCTCCCCGCCAGCCCTCATCTTCGTGTAG